gttcggttgaacccgattTGGTTTTTCTCTCGATTTTGATTCAAGATCGAGATGGGGATTCTTTCTGGTGTTTAGGGTATTACTGTTTCTCTTCCCCGTTGAAGACTTTTATGAGTTTAGGGTTCGGCCTGGTGTGCCGAGGGCCCTTcctcttcacccagttagggttaggattggggaaccactgttcttcttcctcacgtcTGTTCGTGGGTTAGGGCTCGGCTTGAAGTGCCAAGAGCCCTATCTCTTCTCTTATCCGAATGGATGTTCTTCTCTTGTTTTCTTGCCGCGCGCCGGCGAAGACGTCGGTGCGGCATCTTTCCCCACttgcgcggtggcggtggtgaccggcagTCAGTGACGTTCGCCACCCCCGGTCTTTTTTCagtttcttttacccggttagggttagagttTCAATCCGAAACAGATTTAACCCATGTTCTTTCTTTTCTATGCTCTACCCGATACCGTccttggctccgataccattgttgTAATCACAGTGGACCTCTAGACCATAGATCGGGGTAGAGCTTCGACTAGATGGGGAAAACAGTTAGTGTACCCTAGTCTAGGTCACCGCTCTGTCCATGGCGCCGCAGCGGCTTGGACGACAGTGTAGAGGCAGCTCGGCTCGGTGGAGTCCGTAGTGGTACGGTGGTGACCCTGCAGGGGCGACAGCGGAGTCGGTGGGCTTCCTGTCGCTGGCAGCACTACTTTGATCGGATTAGGTTTGCTGTGGTGGATCACGGCGGCTCAGACCAACCTCGTGACTcgagccgtgatccccacctatctttatatgtgctgtgcgacagggaccCACCAACCtattagggttggacgcccccgatcagggcgcagaggcCCAATAGGCCTACTGGTGGAGATCGAGTAACAAAGTTCAGAGGCGACCAGCAGACCTATACAAGCTTAATTCAGGCTAAGGTATTCAAATTTTCTAATGTTCACAGAGCATCAGGTGATCAGTTGGAGATTTGAAAGTTTATAAAGCTATAATTGGTGTTCCCCTTTTGCAGGATAGAGATGCTCTGATGAAACTACTGACATCTGAAGCCCAAGAAGACGTGGTGAAGAGAAGGGCAGAGAAGGCAATTGTGTTTGGGCAAAGCATAACATTAGATGGGCCAATCCAAACTGATGTCAACAATAGCAGCCTGGCTAACTTCGAAGTTGATCCTTCAGTTGTTTATAAACTGTATGATCAGTGGGTGATTCCGTTGACTAAACAAGTGGAGGTCGAGTACCTTCTCCATCGTCACGATTGATTGAATCAAATGTGTATCCAGCTAACCTATTTGTATACAATTGTAATCAATTGCTGTCACACCGACAACATACATACGCAATAAAAAAACATGCAGAAAGTTTAAACATTGTTATCCTCAGTTTCCTACGATCATTTATAAAGCATAATATCGATTTTCACCAGTGATTAATTGGACAAATTTTTTCCAAAAGGATGCAAACGAACATCAAATGGTAAAAACAGGGGTAAAACATGATATCAGATATCCACAAACAGAACTGAAGAACTGAACCTGTGGATGACAGGCATTGGATTTCCCCAAGAGGCAGTGCTTACTTTGCTAAGGAACGACGGATCGCCATTGGCCAATTGGCCATATAAGCTGATTTCCATGTGAACCACTAAAGTGTTAATATGGCAACACCAAGTATACAAAGTACACAGGCTATACATTGTACTCAGCCGCAAAATGCCAGGAGATGAGCAAGGCTGGAAGAAATGAGATGCGCTTTCAGTTCCTTACACGTTTCTCAAattgcaacaccatctttagcaACTATGTTTGCAACTGCTTCTCAGTTTTATGCACTGCGCATTACCTGCTATTTCTTTCCACCAAGATGGGTGGCAACTGTTGCGCTGTTGCCTTCTACCAATTGGGATTTTACATTCTGCCGGTGCCTTctacctcggaggtggttctccAAGTCAGACTCAGATGTACAGTTAGCCTGGCAGATGCTACAAGTCCATCCTGAGGTGGGCCTTTGGTTGATGTCAACGAGCTGTGGCTCTTTTTTTTCATAAAGGTTAGCCTCCTGGGATCCACTCTCCCCTTCATTTTCCTCGCTCTCTCTCCATAGAGCTCCTAAGTTCTCTTGGTGCCTCCTGCCATTCAAGTGATTCTTTAGGTCCAACTCGCCTGAACACTTAACTTGGCAAATGCTGCAATTCCATGCAGTAGGATTGTGATGCATGCCGCGGTACAACTCTGCTGTTGCTATCATTGTCGGCTCATCAGTTTTCATAGCCCATTTCATGTCTGCTACATTTGACTGGTGCAGGTAGCCAGCACAATGTTCCACAAAAGAGATTTCACCAGATGTATTCACGTGGCAGAGATCACAAATCCATTTCTCAGACgatcttttgttttttgcttcTGAAGTTTCATCAGTCCTTTTCCTCTTCACCCCAGAAAATGTCTTTTTAGGAAGCCTAGCCTGCTTAATGATCAGCTAGTTTTTAGTGACAGCCAAGGATAATGTCAAGAACAAAATTGTAACCATCTTCAACAATACGTTTTAGTTACGCAGTTTATAATCTTCAACGGGCACTAGATATAACAAGTTTCAGTGTTGTAGATCATACATAGCTTCTATTCCTGTGGCCCTACATCAGACTAGAACTTCCATCTATTGTACATCAAAATCTGAAGCACTCTGCCTAGCCTCTCTGTAACTGTCCTGATGAGAGTCCAGGCAGCATATGCATAAAAAAAGTGCATGCGGCATCCTCGCCAGATGAATCTTAAATTCAGTGAATAGTAGAGGGAATAAATTGAATATCAGAAAAGTTAAAACAAACTTGGGTCATTCTTCACACTGTATCCAGGATCATTATCCTTGGAGCTAATGTTCACCAAAACCCTAAACGGTAAACAGCTGGGCACATATCATTTGGCGTTTATTGGGCTCCACGGCCACTTAAATGGGATACAGTCATTAAATGGGATAAACAGTTGATTAAAAGGACACGGTTGGTCACCAAGTAACGTTTAAATGGCATGTAAACGGACCTACACGGCTGTTTACGGCAACACTGAGGGAGCAGAGCATCAACAAGAACATCATGTAAAAAAAAGCTAGGAACAGTAGTATATATTCTTCACACTGTGATTTTGTCCACAATCCATGCATTGATGAAGGCCCATGTTCGACACTTCACCATGATATTAGCGTCAAAGTCACATGAAGTATAAATATAGCGGTGATAGTCCATGGCCAAAAGGCAAAACAAAGACCCTATCACTTCTTGTTAAGCATACTAATAGATAGCACAATATAATTATTTGATGGAAACATTACCCTGAAATTGTGAAGCTTCACTATTAGGAtggattaattattaaaattccaCAATCTAATATTTACAGTGGCGCTAGAACAATAGGTTAAAAGGGTCCCTATTCCAGATGGTCTATTACAAATTATAGTCTACTttggctttgtcctaagtcaaactttacTAAGTTTACAGGGAAATGCACCAACATCGAAACATAAAACCAGTTTCATTAAATTATCCATGAAATATGTTTCGACAGAGCATTTATTTGAAGTTAAAGatgttaatatatattttgtttctAAAAACATGGTCAAAATTAgataagtttgacttaggacaaagccaaagtaaactataatttggaaccaaAGGAGTATATGATAAGATGGATGGTCAAATTAATAGTTTTTCATTGCATGAAAAAATGCATACAGCAAACCAATGTCATACTTAGTCTCTAGTCCTAAGATAGGAAGATGAAAAATTTACTTTCATGACAAGCTAAATCCAAACATATCTGCATAGATTGCCAAAACAAATACTACAAAATAATGCTTGAAAGACTCTTTCATAAGTTGACAGGCTTCAAGAAAAGAATTAATACTTGAGAGATACAGAATTGCTAACCGGATTTTCAGTTTTCTTTGGAAAGATCAATCGAGTTTTCAGTTTATGTGCAGATAAATCTTGCACTGTTCAAGATTGGTGTGTCCTTTTACTAAATGCTAATGCTAGATGAAATTATCTTTAATGTGCAGATACAGCATTCAGTAAAAGGATACACCAATCTTGAACAATGCAACATTTCTATATTTttaacatgcatatatataacaGACTAAGGAAAAAACGAGGAGGGGAATAAGCTCACCCATTCAATCAATGCATCCTCGTTTGCTGATAGTCGATGCCATGGAGGCCGATACCATTCATCAATTCGATCTTTAACAGAGCGTCTGGGAACCGGCATACCTCCGGGCATGTGGAAGTGGAGCAGACCCTCTTGCCGCACAGGGGATGTATCATGGTGGGGCAACGTGGTCAGCTGGAGCCCGGCAGGGGCGCACAGGGACAGGGGACCGGCGTGCTCCAACCCGAGCTCGCACTGGACCTCGGACTCTAACCCCCGCTGCTCCGCCAGCTCAGCGGCGATGATCTCCTGGATAATGCTCTCCTTCACAAGCTCCCTCCGGAGCGCATCCACTGACATTTGCCCTGCATCCCCAACGCCACCGCTGTCAGTTTTCTAAAACGGACGGCATTTTGTCCGGATAATAATGTGGTCCGGTCATCAAATTCCTCGCCCATGAGGCACAATATTATCTTAAAGCTACCGATCGAATTCGCACTATAACATTTTTTCCGGAAATACGAGCGCGATTTTGTAATCATTTAACGGATTAGAATCGGCCACCACTTCCTAAACCCTAGGACATCGAGAAGAGCAATGGCAACTATCGAGAAAAGGACAGGAAACTAGTGAGATGCGATCGCAGAAACGAAAGCAAAGGACAAGTTCCATCACCGTGCGGAGGAGAAGGATCCGGAGGCGGTAGTCGTCGTCCAGGCGAGCCGTAGCGGCGGCTCGGCGGACAATAAATTTCCATGGCGGGGGTAGGGTTTGGAGGATAGGAGGCGTGGCCTCGGGAGCCGAGAGGTCTGTGGGCTGGTTCCTGTGGTCAGGTTCGAACAGTCGTTCAGAATTCTACAGCTCCAGCACGGCGTGTTCGTTCATATGCACATTTGAATAATAGAATCATGGTTCTTTTAGAATTTAGAAAATGGAATGTTATACATAAAAACTAGATATActtaatctcctacaactaaaaagaaaaagTGTGGACATCGTTTTGGTGCGACAATAGCCTTTGTTCAGTCCGTCTGCCACTCCATGCGATCGATCCCACCTCCCACGCTGTCCAACGGCGAGCGAGAAAAGGAAAGGAGCGAGCGAGAAAAAAAAAGCCCGCGATttgtctccttgattgaatattgcatatTTGCAAAAtaagaagtagaaaattattgtgctatctatatacacattgcatgtttgcatgcaccagcatacatggcaacgagtaaaaggaaagagaattaacccagaaggaaagaaaattaagacaaaaggaaagaGAGAGATTGCTATCAATCCTCTGCTATAAATCCTGTGGCCTCGCCATAGCGCCCACCCTCGCCAGCTTAGCTCGCCCTCGCTCGCACCGGCCTCCGCCCTCACGCCCTCCCTCGTCTATGCTCTTACTTGTACATTTTGATTAATTGGACATTATCTTTCCACGATTTATTGACGAATATTTAAACAAGATGCTCATAGATTAGCCAAACAAGCTTGACAATTTACTTCTCAATCTTGTACTTCTACCTGTGAAAAAATAATTATTCTGGTGTTTCTATAATGTATTAGGGCAGTCACAATGctatacctattaattttcaTAGACACTACATATATAAACCATGGTCCtaatggatagtttctacagaaTAATTTTTTATCCAACCACATACATTCTCTCTTTATTCTTTACCAATCACACCCCTTTATGccttggttctcgtgtagacatatCCCAAGAATTTGATATGTGTCATGATTTCAGAATTACATGCTACTCCCAGGGCTGGATGATGAGCAGATGATTTCTTTGTGGCCAAACTACTTGCACAGAATAGTGAGGTCCTGGGATCATGCAACGGGGAGGTTGTATAGTTTGGAGAGGATGGTTTAGAAGCAGAGCTTGTTGAAATCGAACATGGAATGATGCTTACATGGTGTTGAAAACTTTAGACATTTAGAGGTTGGCTGGAACTGGATGGTGCTCGGAAGGTAGTAAAACTGACAGCCATCGCGCCTCAATGAAGAGTTGACGATTGACTTTGTGAAGCAAATTTAAAAACCTTTGTGTTATAAGGGGGAAAAACTTGAATTTGTGGTTTCTGAGCAGATAATTTCTTCTTGTGAAATTGTTTCTAACTAATTCAGAGTGGACCAATGAACCTACGAAAAATTACTTTCTCAATTCCAACTTATATGAcgctttggcttttctagatacataacttttttaTATGCTTAGATATACATAATTAAAacaatatatatagaaaaaccaaaatatcttataattttgaACTAAGAGAGAAAATTTCAATTATTATTTTATAGTGAATTAGCTTGTACCCAGACACAATGCATGAAAATTATATATTTTGAAGTTTACCTTGGACATCATCATTTTAAAAAACTAGGAAGAATCAAATGTACAATTATGATAACCTCTAATTTACTTTTATTCGTCgcttgcaataataatacctatgatttaactatttctatatattgCTGTTGGTGAATCTTACCatagacactcaagtggataccttattctacagtatatgtctgcgtgaaatagtcctaaagccacacatatttatacggtgagtataacatacttaagGTATTATAAGAGATTTTTCAAGATACGTGGTATTACCCATGTGACATgaattaatatttatatatatactcgaaCTTGTGTACATGATGGTATGAAGATGCGGCAGAACTTATTTATGGATTTATTGGCGtacgaaagaaatagatatcggagatttctttctgccgatataaaacattatcttagtcgcatcacgaaaaagtctatacagtagagtttgtgagcttgcGACGCCGcgctccgtgactgtgttaatttcacgaactttgccttttagattaaatatcactttaatgtCGGTAAttaattttatagtattgttatcttatcgtgcgatccatgtatttttaatataaaagtttagctgtcccgtagcaacgcacgagcacACTACCTTAATGCATatttgttagtttggaaggttaaCTTTCTTTGACATATTACCATTTGCATGGCCTTAGAGCAGTAGCTATCAAACTCATACAGTTTGTTCAAACATATGGTGTATCCTGTTGCCATTTAAATAGACCATTTCGTCTAATACTGGCTGCGTTCGGCTGGTATGGAGAAAGTACAGCTCCCAACTGAACTTTACTGTTCACGGATGattcctctcacaaatttctccagattcatccagattcttccaaattcctccaagcgaacggggccactgTTGATAAGCATGTAGTTTAATTTCAGACAAGAACGACCACTAGCGGCTTAGCAAAATTGCTTTAGTTTGTTTTAGTTCATAAGACAATTCAATTTTCAATTCTGgattttttattatttattttctaaCTCGTTGGAGCTATGGACCTTGCGGATGTAATTTGTTTATTGCATATGAACCTTGGTGGATGTAATTTGTAATCTATTTATTTAGGCATTGTTATGAGTAGGGGTGAAAACGGTACAGATATTTTTCGACCATATCTGAgactgaatccgtttagagggtttagatctatccgtatccgagtctggatattcAACATTGGTaattattggcgcacgaaagaattggatatcggagatttcttccgaccaatataaaacattatcttagccagaTCACAGAAAAGATccataaagtagagtttgtgagcctgcgacgccgcgctctctgTGACTTATGTTAATTTCACACACTttattttttggattaaatgtcactttaacattaatatttaatttttatagtattgtcatcttatcgtgcgatccatgtaTTTTTAAGTATAAAATGTTaactatcccgtagcaacgcacaggCACGCTACCTAGTTATTTTAAAAACTGGAAGTTACGATGCCAATTTTAAATTTCTCAAATTCTATAAATTTTTTTTGAGACCTTGTACACACCCGTAAACATGAGAATACACTCACTCTATGAATGGGTACACACACTCTACTTCTATGAGCATCTCCCAATAACTCTC
This DNA window, taken from Miscanthus floridulus cultivar M001 chromosome 13, ASM1932011v1, whole genome shotgun sequence, encodes the following:
- the LOC136501836 gene encoding uncharacterized protein isoform X2 translates to MEIYCPPSRRYGSPGRRLPPPDPSPPHGQMSVDALRRELVKESIIQEIIAAELAEQRGLESEVQCELGLEHAGPLSLCAPAGLQLTTLPHHDTSPVRQEGLLHFHMPGGMPVPRRSVKDRIDEWYRPPWHRLSANEDALIEWARLPKKTFSGVKRKRTDETSEAKNKRSSEKWICDLCHVNTSGEISFVEHCAGYLHQSNVADMKWAMKTDEPTMIATAELYRGMHHNPTAWNCSICQVKCSGELDLKNHLNGRRHQENLGALWRESEENEGESGSQEANLYEKKEPQLVDINQRPTSGWTCSICQANCTSESDLENHLRGRRHRQNVKSQLVEGNSATVATHLGGKK
- the LOC136501836 gene encoding uncharacterized protein isoform X1 is translated as MEIYCPPSRRYGSPGRRLPPPDPSPPHGQMSVDALRRELVKESIIQEIIAAELAEQRGLESEVQCELGLEHAGPLSLCAPAGLQLTTLPHHDTSPVRQEGLLHFHMPGGMPVPRRSVKDRIDEWYRPPWHRLSANEDALIEWQARLPKKTFSGVKRKRTDETSEAKNKRSSEKWICDLCHVNTSGEISFVEHCAGYLHQSNVADMKWAMKTDEPTMIATAELYRGMHHNPTAWNCSICQVKCSGELDLKNHLNGRRHQENLGALWRESEENEGESGSQEANLYEKKEPQLVDINQRPTSGWTCSICQANCTSESDLENHLRGRRHRQNVKSQLVEGNSATVATHLGGKK